CGAGGTGAAAATTCAAAATGCAATGCGTCTGTGAGGCCTCAATAAATTGAAAACTCCATTTCCCATAAATTCTAGTTAATTCGATCAATTGCAGCTCCCGGTCAGTACAACCCATTGATTTAATTTGAAACCACAAATCTCGCCGTCGAATTACAACGAACCCGAAAATCCAAACCCTAGGGTTGAGGGGTTTTGCAGAAAATTTGCAAATGACATCGTCGGGAAGGCCGACTTCCGCCGCCGCCGGTGATTTGCAGATGGTTGTGGCGGCAGACAGAGCACCTGCCACTCTGCCACCACGTCCTCCGTCATCTTCGTCCTCAGCTCTGGTAGAATATACGCCGCCTGCAGCCAACCCCGAGGATGAGGACCTTGAAGTTAAGCTCCGGCGCATTATTGAATGCGTTCCTGTTCGTGTCAGCAACACCTCCGGCAGTTCGGCCGGTTCAGGCTCTGGTGATTTCCATCAGGTATTGCCTGCTTCTTGTTTCAATGAAATGCTTGCAAACTGAATTGTTGTAAACGTTGATTGATGTGTGCCACTTGGAGAATGGTCTTAGTTTTTGCCATCTATTAGACTTAGAaaagtttgtattttttaaaaaataaagtattatGGATGAATCTCTGTGCCAACTGCCAAACATTAGTCAGAATGTTTCTTTCTTGAATTTAGGACTGGACATGTTGAAATGATTCATGGAAGTTATATGCTGTGATAATTCTTGTCGATCTTTTTTATGTATTACTCTGGTTGGCGGTATGACTCTGAGGGGGTGACTTACTTAGGCATGAGATGAGATGATAAATATTTGGGGGTTTTGTTTACCACATTTGGAAGTATTTCGCCATGTATAGCTCCTTGCATGATGGTGTAGTTCAAGTTTATTAAGGGAAGTCTTGTGGTATACTTATAAAAGCATGTGTCTCTCTTTGTCTTGATTAAGAATCTGGCCTGTACATGAATAATTGGTTATTGACTTGGTAGTTCAGTACCTCAAGTGTCAGACCTGTTCACTTTACTTGATTCTGGTTTTAACATTGGTTGGGAACAGTACTGAGAGAGCTTTTGAAGACCCTTCAGAATGGAACATTACATGATTTATTTACTAGCACTAATATTCATTAGTTTTAGCATTTAAATCAGCCATTAGTTTGATATAATCAGGAATTTTATTCTACGATTGTGTTGATATGTCATGAAACAAGTCCAGATTAAAAATGTACCAGTACAGGACTATTTAACTTTTGGTTCATAACGAAGATTGACGAATAAAAACTGGGTATAAGAAAGATGAAGTATTGACAGCAGGAGCTGAAGTTTCAGGAAACATGGCATGTGAGTTTTACTAATACCAAAAGGGTGAGGGATCCACTGTAGAAGAGTGAGAGTTACATTATGATGTGTGACTTTGTGTTTTGTTCAATTCTATAAGCTTACTTCTGGAAGTTCTGGTTGTTATTAATAATATGGTTGTGTTtgtatttagaaaaaaaaatccactATCATTTAGAAGATATTGCATGTTCTATATGTTATTTTAAAACTCTATCCACGTGTTCGTCCAACATCATGCTGAGATTAGTATTCAGCTGTTATCCCTTATGCTTTTGCATTTGTTAATCTCAAGCTGCATAACATGGATTAATCTCATTTGCATTGCTTTATCTGCTTCATTTTTGTATATCATGTCACCTTCTAATATGAGTTGGTGTAAGAATCACTGCTTTTCCCTTTGCATATTATATGCCTCTTTCATTGTCAGGCTTAGCAAGCATCTATTTGGCCCATTCATGTGTTAAGTTTTGAGTTTGTGTCTTTGGCTCCTCAGAACCAATCCTTTCTCAAGTCTCTTGATAATAGTTCATGAAGACTTTTCCATTAacatgataataataataataatgtggcTGCTTCTCTCCCTTTGTATGGAAGTTTTACTAACTTTTCATGGGGCTATTACTGGTGACAGTATCGTCAAATGAGACGGAAAGAACAAGATCGGCTTGCAAGAATGGATGCAGACTTCCAGAAAAGGAAACAGATAACCGAATTCGCCCAAAGAAGGGAGGAAAGATTAAAAGCTGCTGAGGAGCGTACATCCAAAAAACGCTTGAAACGTCTGAAGAAAAAgctgaagaagaaagaaaaaaagtgcaAAACGGATGCTGGAGGTGACGAGCATCAGAAGGAACAATCTTCAGATGAAGGTGGAGATTCAGACTACAAGGAAGCTTAAGAGGTGATTGAACTGCTGCTGTCTTGTTCTCGGATTCCCAATCTCTTGTTTGTGCATGATGGCATAATTGGCATTAAAGTGTTAGATACAGAAGCCGGACATGGTGAAGATCGACCGATCGTTCAAAATTCGCTGTCTAGTTGACTAAACTTGAATCTCTTTGAACTTGAATGAGGAAAATCAACTTGTATGTGGTTTAGGTCATTATCATTGCAATCTAATGGGATAATGGAATGGCTATTCTTTTAGTTTGACTGACTTGTTATCAGCTCCACTTTGTAGTGAGTTACTGGATACTTCACCTGAGATATTTTGTAGCAGGGAGCTCGAGACGtatctccccccccccccccaacttctaagtaagatgGATAAGAGAATTGCAGAGAACGATTTAAATTTGGTTACACTCGACGAATTTATAGTTTTTCTCCAAATGCTTTCGACTTAATTTTTGAAACTCTGctttaaaaaacataaattgcATTCAAAGAGCACAAATACACGAAAATAGTCAACAGCAATCTCTTTTCTAAGTTCAAGCAGCCAATTGATTGCGGAAAGCCCGTTTCCATGTACTTTCTCACCCAACAGTTGATCCAAGTTAGGCGATCTTTGGGATGAGAACGGTTTCTGAAGATGGCAAGGTGACGGAGCGCAATAGCTCCAGCGAGCATACTAGTCCGATAAAATGTGACATTATGGTGTTTGCAGATGCCTGCAAATAGAGCACAAAACATGGTTAAATATAACTGGAAAGAAGCTACTATGATTGAGAACTTTCACCCTGATTAAAAATGCTAAAACTCTACCCAAATGAAGAACACCAAGTAAGGAGAGGGGTAAATATGTAGTGGTAAAGTGAAAATATGGAGTTAGTTACGCAAGGATACCTGCACCAAGAACACATCCAAGGCAAGAACCGGGCTGTTCCCAGAGGCAATACCCTGATAATAAGGAGTAGCTGAAGTGGTAAGAGCTTTAGCCACCAACAGGCCTACTGTCGCTTGCATGCCAAGTATAGCAGCACCTATGCCCAAGACATTTACGCCTATGCCGTTTTGCAGACTTCTCACAACATCAGCACGAGGAGGCGCCTGAAAGCAAATGGCATGTGTCAAATCATCATAACAGGACAGAACTTGCATTCAAGATACAGTGCTTGCACAAATGTAATGAGATATTGCCTCGACTACACACTTATTATATCAGTGCGTGACAACTTAAGTGGGAAAGTACTAGGTGTGTTTTAGTGATTGAATTTTCAGTTAGCAATCAAACACAATTAACAGAATGCCCAGAATAAACGTAAATTACTTAACTCTGCCTCAATTTATGCTCCGTATAGTGGGCGCGGTGAAATTACTCCATGGACATGAAAACACTCACCAACATCCActacttaaagaaaaaaaaggcgATTCGCCTTGTTAGAAAGTCTGGTTGTGTAAGTACGTCTTATATAAGCAACTTCAGCCCCTAGGGGCCTATTTTTGGTCTAACTCCTATTCTATCACGGGCCTGTATACCTCACAATGGAGTATCTATGTGTTTCATTGAGagattttacataaaggaacaTCTGATTCTCAAGTCTCTACTCTCTACCCCATACTCAGCCTGAGATATTACagtaaataataatttttcttaGAATTATCTGCCCTATTTACCATATACCACATCTTCCAAACCAACAGAGTTAAGATAGTGGTGGTTCCACCATTTATTGCAGATTAAGACTTAAGTAATATGAAAGCAGTTATCTGAATACAAAATGCTTGGTGCTTCCAAAAATACATTACGAAAAACATTTGAGTGCTActaatatggagtactatacaTTTGTTAATCATTACCTTTGAAGGATCAGTGGCTGTCTTTCGAAGTCTATCAGATAATCGAATATACCCAAATGACCAAAACACAGAAATGAAGGCAGCAGCAATACCACCAGCAGTTGCATAAAAGGTAGGAGGTGATGTGATTTTTCCAGTAATGACAACAGAAAATGAAAGGATAACAGCTGCCACAACTGTGCAAACTAGTTGCCCCCAAAATCCAAAACTTCCCAATCTCTTGAAGTACCTTGAAGTTTTCTCCAATCTCTTCGAAACCTGAAACAGCCATTTCAAAAAAAGAAGCTCAGGGCGGGAATATCAAAGGTTCAGGTTCAACCCAATGACACTAAATCACTCCACAGGAACCAATTTCTGATCTGCATTACCTAGTGGAATCCTTTTTATTTCAGGGAATTGTTATGCtaaatgttttcattttttaataagaAACGTGCAATGTTCTTAAAAGCTCATAAATTAATGATGTAATTCggtcaaaataaaaataagatgaAATTTTAGGTTGCAATTGTCAAATAGCAATAATTACAAGTGTGCGACTGAAGGGGGAAACCCCTAAACCCTAGATTCAGATCATATCCCTCGAAACTGGAAACTCTCAACCTGGAAATTCCATAGACGCACAACTCTAATCcacattaaacaaaaataaattgtaCTTCTCATAGTAACACATAGAAacggagagagagagacctgAGCGAGTTTGGCTTTTTCAGATTCATCACTTGGAGAAGTATAGGCAGCAGCAGTGGGAGTGGGAGTGGGAGCGGAAGCTAGGGTTTTGGCAGTGTGATTATTGAGAATTATGTAAGGTGGGG
This window of the Salvia splendens isolate huo1 unplaced genomic scaffold, SspV2 ctg1197, whole genome shotgun sequence genome carries:
- the LOC121789022 gene encoding protein TIC 21, chloroplastic-like, which codes for MQTLLLPAARSGLAPPPPFKAAVSFDVSRHFLRFNTSPFPHSSLSSLKFLQSLSPPYIILNNHTAKTLASAPTPTPTAAAYTSPSDESEKAKLAQVSKRLEKTSRYFKRLGSFGFWGQLVCTVVAAVILSFSVVITGKITSPPTFYATAGGIAAAFISVFWSFGYIRLSDRLRKTATDPSKAPPRADVVRSLQNGIGVNVLGIGAAILGMQATVGLLVAKALTTSATPYYQGIASGNSPVLALDVFLVQASANTIMSHFIGLVCSLELLRSVTLPSSETVLIPKIA
- the LOC121789023 gene encoding PRKR-interacting protein 1-like, with translation MTSSGRPTSAAAGDLQMVVAADRAPATLPPRPPSSSSSALVEYTPPAANPEDEDLEVKLRRIIECVPVRVSNTSGSSAGSGSGDFHQYRQMRRKEQDRLARMDADFQKRKQITEFAQRREERLKAAEERTSKKRLKRLKKKLKKKEKKCKTDAGGDEHQKEQSSDEGGDSDYKEA